The sequence below is a genomic window from Fundulus heteroclitus isolate FHET01 unplaced genomic scaffold, MU-UCD_Fhet_4.1 scaffold_271, whole genome shotgun sequence.
tagcagcaggtgaccagctggacgtggaggatgaggaggttgatccagaggagcaTGACaatccagcggctgaagacagggagctgctccagctggctgcatgtttaagtgaacatgactaaatctgacctaatgtagatcagttggagtcctgttcacatgctgcttcatttctttttttttcaccacctgtaaaaatacataaaataatcgttaaataatttctattccaactatttttaattataagtttataggcattgtctatttgtataagatcttaataggatttatttctttgttttaaactgttaataatgtgttaaatatatgacaccttcattcttttccaaagattaaacatttgtataaaataaatgtctgttttttcatatactattattactattgttttctttccctctttctcctctcaattatccgtgtcctgactcagaataaactcacttagataggaaaaacatttatagaatttatttatttatttattttatatgctgcagtcgtccttggcagacatttacaatttattccagcaagtattgagttaataaagcaacacacgtcagttagataaacacaaaacaaataaatcataaccagcggtattatgcacactactttttttaattatgcactaactctgtaaacaggccacatagagaaagcttaaaagtataatgttctcgcctcaaactatcttaaaacgtacttttgaacaacaacagcagcagaaaagggaattttttaacttaccgctgtgagctctgtttgcgctgtctggaatcaagctgcggccgcggtgcattctgggcaagtggtcagtctgaagaacgcacaagtctgctctgatgcatgctcgataaagagggcgggcgagaacaacatccggggaattcggcgcgttctcgatttggcgttctcagcattggaacagtgctcgggctgaggctgatgacgtgtcacgagcacacgagcacacgagaacgctcaagaacgcatattgagaaacggccggagactcttggagcaaggcctggtctcaaggaggacagcaaagaagccacttctctccaggaaaaacctcagggacagactgatattctgcaaaaggtacagggagtggactgctgaggactgggctaaagtcattttctctgatgaatcccTTTTGcgattgtttgggacatctggaaaacagcttgttgggagaagacgaggtgagcactaccaccagtcttgtctcatgccaactgtaaagcatcctgaaaccattcatgtgtggggttgcttctcagccaagggagtcggctctctcacagtcttacctaaaaacacagccatgaataaagaatggtaccagaatgtcctccaagagcaacttctcccaaccgtccaagagcagtttggtgatgaacaatgccttttccagcatgatggagcaccttgccacaaagcaaaggtgatatctaactggctcagggaacaaaacagagattttgggtccatggcctggaaacacccctgatcttaatcccattgaaaacttgCCGTCAATTATCAAGAGACGGGTGGAAAAACGAAAACctaggaattctgacaaaacgcaagcattgattgtgcaagaataGACcgctatcagtcaggatttggtccagaagttgattgagagcatgGCAGGGAGAATTGCAGATgtcctgaagaagaggggtcaacactgcaaatattgactctctgcattaactcattctgtcattaaaagcctttgttactcataatatgattgcaattgtatttctgtacgtaggaaaataaatttctaaattacATCTCCGTCCAGTTGACAGCGCTAATACACATAGTATGTAAACTGCCAGAAAATActatagaagaagaaaaagaagtagaAGCATATCCAGATTCCACAGCCTATGGCATGCTGTCTCATCTGCTCGGTGCCTTGTACAGCATGCCAGTGTCAGTGTTGTAGGTTTTTAAATCTTGCAATGTTCTTTGACATTGCAGTGATAAAATATGGTGTCTATTACGTATAGCTATTGGTTTATTAGTCTTCCAGGGTTGAGGCAGGGCTGGTGGTGGGACACACCCTCATGAGTTTGCCAATTCACCACCTACACCTTAAAGATCCTGTCCATGAAAACCACAAACCGTAGATGAATTCAGACATACTGGCATACAGGTGATTTGGAACAGGAGACACGGTTGTAAGGCTCATTCAGATCAGCAAAAGGTAGGAAGTTGCAGATGACAACTTCCCGACACTAGATGGCGCTGTTGCTCTACAGAAAGATTTTAAAAGCcccctctgaaaaaaaaaatccacgggtctttttgatttgatatttCGTTTTCAATCCAGAGATACTGCTGTGAGATACTGGGCTCTGTGCTGCCCCTTCAGGACTTTTAAGATGGAACCgtgtaatggtgaatgtaatttgAGCTATTTTAGGTCGCATCGCGTGGTTACCGTAGCTGAATCTCTGGCAGCCTGAAATGTCTGGATTGTGTTCTATTAGTTTTGgaggaaacatgcaaaatataaaaGAACTCAAACAAGACAGGGTGATTTTACCAAGTTTAAGAGGTGGCAGCAGCGCAGTCAACAGGTGCTCGTTTTGTAGCAGAGCTATAAAGACTATGGACCGgacaactttatttttgtaaaacatgGTTACTAACATTTGTATAGATcatttgttgcatttatatttCCGGTTTCCTCCCACTTTCAGCACTTCTCCTTTCTGCAGAGCCGCAGCACTTTCACGCACATCTCTGCAGAGACTCAGAGAGCAAAGTGTCCTGCGGTTCATCACTGTCTCAGTCGGAGCTGCTGCCTCCTTTGGGTCGAGATGCTCCTGCTGCTCGGTCTGCTTTGCTCGATCTGGGCAGAACCTGCTCAGGGTCTGGAGGAGGACGGaggttttaggtttgaaggggaCCTCCGCCTGCTGACAGTGAGCAACAACTTTGTTTACATCGCTACAGAGGAGAAGCTTTACCAGCTGAGCCATGACCTGGTTCTGATCTACAGCCTGACCCAAAGAGGGATCTTAAAGAACCCGAATGACGAGAACAGTCAGGAGTTTTACCGAGTCTCTATGAATGGCGCCTGGGACAAAACTTTCACTGTTAATGTTTTATTACCATTTGTGAACAACGACACATTGATCAGCTGCGGTGCAACTGAGGAAAACTGTGGTTACTGTGAGGTTCTGGACCTGAAGAACATCTCCAAAGTTCTCTACAAAGAACCCGTCCAAGTGGGTCCTCTGAGGAGCATCAGTGGCTCTGTCAGCTTTCTGGTGGATGTAAAGAAGGATTCAGTGCATACTGAGACTTTTATCCTGACCGCCATAGAGAATCACAGAAAGACAGAGGAGGACAGTTGTCCCAATGATTTAGAGACAATAAGCCTTCACaacacaaaccaaaaacagCCTGGGGACATATTTTCTTTGGTTGATGAAAATCGCGATAAACCCTGGATCCAAACTGACTCTGTTGTAGGATTTGTGGATGGATTTCAAATCAACTCAACGGTGTATCTGTTCTCCAACGTGGCATCAGCAAATAAACCCCATAAAGTCCGTCTGATCTGGCTTCAGGCTAAAACCAGTAAATCTGAGACTCTGAAGTCTCTGCGTGGAGCGACTCTCAGGACCTCTGATGGAGGTGAAGGCAGCAAACTCCTGGCCTCCTCGGTCATCCCAGGTGGACAGCAGGTCCTTTGGAGCGGAGTGTTCAGTTTGGACGGAGGACCGACCAACACCgagctgctgctgtttgacATCAGTCCTGATGGGAATGATCAGACATACACAGATCCAGACTTCTTTTACAAaccaaagaagccagacaagcAGGTGGGTTGTTGCATTAAATTTAACCATCTTTCAATGTGGATGTTTTCCATGTCCTGTTGTCCTGGGTGACTGAAAATCTGCATCAGGGTTTTGCATCTTGAACAAACTGAGACCAACCAACCAACACCgagctgctgctgtttgacATCAGTTCTGATCAGAGCAGgcagacaaacatttttataataGACTTAAATTGAAGGAAAACTTAGGccttatattcaattaaatatgTTATAACACGTTTCTTGAACATCCTTTTGGATGCATAAAGTAttattgaactgaattattaataaagaaataataataatgctcaTCATCAAAATACCTTTTGGCACTTTTCAAGACACTCAAGGGCCCCGCTCAAAAGCAAAGACATAAATCAAATAACCAAgaatcacaaaataaaacctgacaatgtagaataaaacaggaaactTTAAAGTGAGAGACTTTAGCCAAAGTTAACTTCGTGGCAAGCAATTTGTCGCAGAGGCCAATTTGAAAAGAGGGGACTTGAACTAAAATAAAGTGGTATTATAGGTCGCATGTTAGACAGCTattacaatattaaaaatattatctATGAAGGCCTGAGGCCCATTTCTTCTTTTGTGAGATCCAGGGCTGTTCAGAAAACAACCGGGGAGAAGTTACAAAACCGGTGCTGAGTCTTTTAGTGGTAACCAGTACCAGAGCGTACCGCCTTAGTTTCACATCTGCTCTTATCTAATGACTTTTAGACAAAATGATCAATAGTGCTCAAAAAACAAGACCTATAGTACAGTTTTATAGCACAGTTTTAATATCTCTTTGTCAATCAAATCCCCCAGAGCTCTTTTCATCGATTCTTAACCAACtcagtgtttattattattattattattattattattattattattattattatcatcattaataataataataataataaaatactttaCTTGAAGGGATGTGCACAAGACTACCATTACATTGTCATTCAGTAAATAATGACACTTCTAATGCAAAAttgactttgtttaaaatgtcattgttaggacaacttgacattaacagaaccaacattttaatttgtcagTATAATACCATTTAACATCTTTGCAACTCATCCTACTTGTTCAACTTTACCTGAGGTATGGGGAAGTATTAATGACCCATTCAAAATGGTACCATGACAGCCAAAGTAAAGTCATATATGAATATGAATGTAATGTAATGGAAACCCATATCTCTAACCCGTATctctaaataactttttaaaggtttataatTAAAGCTGTTGTGACGTGTTTATGATGGGTTGTGATTTCTTGGTCAATGTTAAGTTGTCAtagcaaagacattttaatgaatgTCAACTTTGCATTAAATGTCCCCTAATGTACCGAGTGACACTTAATGACAAGTCATAAACAATCATACAGACACCTGAAGTTCATGACAGTTCTTAtatcatgtttatgacagtgtaatgtcaatCTTATGCACACCCATTCAAGTAAAATgttaccaataataataattaaaagaattgCTTTATGAATGTCTAGCTCTTTTGCAGGTTTCTTAAATCAAGCAaaaaagtactatataaactatagaaaataaaaaaagatatagaCAAAATGGGTCCTTAAAAATCTAGGAACAtgctaaaatataataaacaaattggatatacatttaaaaaactttttggaGCTCATCAGCTCCACACAGCACCTATTCACGCAAGATTAAATGGTACCATGTGTCGGTACCTAAATGTATCATTGTGATGCTGAAGGAGTGGAAGAGTGGCCAATTTTCCATGCCAGAaatgaacacagcattgcatgTGCAGTGCTCAAAGCTGGTACTAGTGGAAAagtgcattttatgtaaatagttcctAATTACTGAAATCTTAATCCTATTATCAGGGCAAAAGATGAGGTTCCAAGACAGCTCCAAGATGAAGCTCTGTTATGTTTTAAACCCCTTAAGTTAACACCCTTTTCTCTACAGATAGTGTTTTATAGTAAAAACTGCACTAATGGTCACATGCTGAGTGGAGAACAGCAGAATgtgttgtaaaatgtttaatttcttaAATTTGGCTGATGAGCCAATTACTGCAGATTTTACTTAGCAGTACATGAGTGTGCATGCGTGCCAACTTGAACAACTGAAACACACAATAATTTGTAAGTGGACTAGTGCGTATGATTTGATGCACTGCCTGGGACGACTTATACAACTGACCCACAGACGTCTGATAATGGCACTTGCGCTGGGACAGGAT
It includes:
- the LOC110367875 gene encoding uncharacterized protein LOC110367875, which encodes MLLLLGLLCSIWAEPAQGLEEDGGFRFEGDLRLLTVSNNFVYIATEEKLYQLSHDLVLIYSLTQRGILKNPNDENSQEFYRVSMNGAWDKTFTVNVLLPFVNNDTLISCGATEENCGYCEVLDLKNISKVLYKEPVQVGPLRSISGSVSFLVDVKKDSVHTETFILTAIENHRKTEEDSCPNDLETISLHNTNQKQPGDIFSLVDENRDKPWIQTDSVVGFVDGFQINSTVYLFSNVASANKPHKVRLIWLQAKTSKSETLKSLRGATLRTSDGGEGSKLLASSVIPGGQQVLWSGVFSLDGGPTNTELLLFDISPDGNDQTYTDPDFFYKPKKPDKQGFAS